Proteins from a single region of Methanobacteriaceae archaeon:
- a CDS encoding PepSY domain-containing protein, whose product MKGSVKIKISPSEAQKIAETYVKEPGAKVGIPQLDEVNGQMMYIVPIEINGSPVGEITINAVTGENMGGAGGAP is encoded by the coding sequence ATTAAAGGAAGTGTTAAAATTAAAATATCTCCCTCAGAAGCCCAAAAAATTGCAGAAACTTATGTAAAAGAACCAGGAGCTAAGGTAGGAATACCTCAACTGGATGAAGTAAATGGTCAGATGATGTATATTGTTCCCATTGAAATCAATGGAAGTCCTGTAGGGGAAATAACCATCAATGCAGTTACTGGTGAAAACATGGGTGGTGCGGGAGGAGCACCTTGA
- a CDS encoding SDR family oxidoreductase, whose product MANRVLITGANGFLGTQIARQLIHQPGIKIIAMVRAQNQISTVRRLKRAWYDWDELSILKRFKNGEFKLI is encoded by the coding sequence ATGGCCAATAGAGTGCTGATAACTGGTGCAAATGGATTTTTAGGAACCCAGATAGCTCGCCAGTTAATTCACCAACCCGGAATTAAAATCATAGCCATGGTAAGGGCTCAAAACCAAATCAGTACAGTGAGGCGGTTGAAAAGAGCATGGTATGATTGGGATGAACTTTCAATCCTTAAAAGATTCAAAAATGGAGAATTCAAACTCATATAA
- a CDS encoding NAD(P)H-dependent oxidoreductase yields the protein MKILTIIGSPRKKGNSYQAAKKLEDEMKKKGHYQFEYLFLQDAHLEACKGCFNCVSRGIEFCPLKDDLQLIQDKMEEADGLVMVSPVYVMNISALLKNFIDRMAYLCHRPAYHGKKALVVCTTGGMGAKETLKYMDMITEAWGYQVAGKCSMVTAPWPPTTSLKEKNTIALEKSAKKFDKSLKNIEKEKFDGLKVGVKNYLSFRIFQTMSENVKEYMPADYHFYQEKEYYILAKIGIPTKILTSILLKLVFFIMRDMGPGDEKNQ from the coding sequence TTGAAAATATTAACAATCATTGGAAGTCCCCGCAAAAAGGGTAACAGTTATCAGGCTGCTAAAAAATTGGAAGATGAAATGAAAAAGAAAGGTCATTATCAATTCGAATACCTGTTCCTTCAAGATGCCCATCTAGAGGCATGTAAAGGCTGTTTCAACTGCGTGTCCAGGGGAATTGAGTTCTGCCCCCTTAAGGATGACCTCCAATTGATTCAAGATAAGATGGAGGAGGCTGATGGACTGGTAATGGTCTCCCCGGTGTATGTGATGAATATATCCGCCCTTCTGAAGAACTTCATTGACCGGATGGCCTACCTCTGCCACCGCCCAGCCTACCATGGTAAGAAGGCTCTCGTTGTCTGCACCACAGGAGGTATGGGGGCAAAAGAAACCCTAAAATATATGGATATGATTACGGAAGCATGGGGATACCAGGTTGCTGGTAAATGTAGTATGGTAACTGCACCCTGGCCACCCACCACCAGCTTGAAGGAAAAAAACACCATTGCACTGGAAAAATCAGCTAAAAAATTTGATAAATCCCTTAAAAACATTGAAAAAGAAAAATTTGATGGTTTGAAGGTTGGAGTAAAAAATTACCTGAGTTTCCGCATTTTTCAAACCATGTCTGAGAATGTTAAAGAGTATATGCCTGCTGATTACCATTTCTACCAGGAAAAAGAGTACTATATCCTAGCTAAGATAGGTATCCCTACCAAAATCTTAACCAGCATTTTATTGAAGCTGGTTTTTTTCATTATGCGAGATATGGGTCCTGGTGATGAAAAAAACCAATAA